The following nucleotide sequence is from Alteromonas sp. V450.
AATTGCAAAGTGAAATGGCAAAACTTGAGCAAAGCGGCGGGGATGCCTCGTTGTTAATTATGCTAGATCAGCTTGTACCGGCGTTCGCCGCCGCTGACGTAAAACCGCAAACACTTCGTTTTGATGCCGCGCGTACTGAAATCCGCATTCAGGCACAAGGGCCAAGTTTTGAAGCATTAGAACAGTTTAAACGCACTGCCGAAAGCGCCGGTTTTGTAGTGGAGCAGGGCGCAATTAATAATCGTGATAACGGCGTAGTAGGCACTGTATCTATCAGGAGTACAATATGAATGCCTTGTTAGAAAAATTTAAGGCGTTAACAGAACGCGAGCAAAAGCTTGTAATTGTGTCTGTATTGGTCGTGATCATCGCGATTTTTTACTACGTTGTCTGGTCACCGCTTAACAACGCGCTGGTAAAACAAGAAAAGCTTCTTGATAACCAACAATCACTGCTGGTTTGGGTAAAAGATAGCGCAGCTCGTGCACAGCAATTACGCCGTAGCACCTCAAGCTCACGCTCGTTTTCAGGCTCTTTACCTCAAGCAGTTAATCGCACCACATCACAGTATGATATTGCTATATCTCGTATGCAGCCACAAGGAGAAGAACTCCAAGTCTGGGTTGATCAGGCCCCGTTTAACAATGTGCTTGAATGGCTGAAGACTATGGAAAGCATGGGGGTTGTTATTCTTCAAGCAGATTTTGCTGAAGTTGAGGCCTCGGGATATATCAAAATTCGTCGACTACAGTTAGGTAAAGCATGAAGTCAAAGGTAGTTTGGATAATAGGCGGAATCATCGCATTTTTAGTGTTCGCTATTGCATATATGCCAGCAGTCCATGTAATAAGCCGAATAGATTTACCCAAAAATGTCAGCATTAGCAGTGTAAGCGGCACGTTATTTAGTGGTAAAGCGCAGACCATTGTGGTGAACGGTCTCCCCATTAATAACCTAAAGTGGACGTTGAGCCCTTTGCATATTCTAATTGGAAAAGTAAAGGTTGAGGTCCAAGCCGGTAATATACGAGATAAAAACGAGATAGCGTTTCAAGGGCCGCTTACAACGGGGTTACTTAATCAAGAGTATATTGACGCTGAAGATTTCACGCTTTATTTACCCGTAGACAGAGTACTGGCTCAAGTAAGGCTACCCTTACCTGTTAATGCGGGTGGGCGTTTTAAGCTGACACTTGATGAGCTTAGCGTTGGACCTACATGCCGCGTATTGTCAGGTAGGGGTGACTGGCTAAATGCGACCGTTGCAGGCACCCAAGGGCCCATCGACTTTGGTACATACTCAGCTGCGCTGCGCTGTCAAGGCGACGACTTTGGCATATCAGTAACAGAGCCAAATTTACTTGGCCTAACGATGGACGCTATTGTAGCGCCCACCATGAATAGATTTAAAGTAAACGGAAAATTTAAACCCGACAGCAGTTTGCCTCAGGAAGTACACCAAGCCTCTCGGTTGTTTGGAGCACCTGATGCCGAAGGTTATATCGCTATCAAACTTTAACAACGCCGTGCGATATTTGCGTGCATTAACAATATATTATATTTTGTCTAAAGCGTGTGCATACGCACATAACGGAAAACACTAAACAAGGGATTGTATTATGAACAAACCTATTATTATTGGCGCAGGCGTTACGCTTGCAGCTTTGGGTATCACACCTTACTTTATCGGTAACGGTATCGAACAAAATGTTACCGATATTGTTACCGAACTAAACAAGCAGGCCGTTTATTCAGCGAACATCAAGTCGTACCAAAAAGGATGGTTTTCAACCACCGCTGAAATAGAAATTGGTATTGATGTTAATGCTCTTGTTGCTGCTCAGCAAATGGGTAATTCCAATCTTTCTTCTGAAGATAACCCCAGCATAACAGCCACGCTTGTAGCTCATCACGGACCATTATATTTTGGTAATGGACAAGGCATTGGCAGAGCTCATTATACGGTTTCTATTAATGGCGACAAACTCAGAGAGTACGCGCAATGGGACGCGACCAAGCCCGCATATGTTAATGAGGGTGTAATAGGTCTATTTGGCGGTATCAGTTACACCGATGAAATACCTGCTATGACGGCTACCGACGAAGAAAGCGGAATTAATTTCCTTTTCTCTGGTTATAAAGGCGAAGCCACGACCCAAGGCGAAGAAGTTGTCTATAAGTCTACTGGAGAGTCGCTCAGCATTGGCGCGGATGAATTTTCTGTCAATATGAAATCGCTCTCTGTTGACATGAGCTACGCTGGCGATCTCGTACGTGCTGTACAGGGAGAATTGTTCGATTCAAAAATGACAGCCTCTGTTGCATCAATTGAAGTGGCAGGCTTCGAGCCTGGTGCTAATGTCGCCATAGATAATTTAACGCTGGTCGCGAATACTGACATTAACAATGATGAGAAAACCGCCAACGTCTATGTAGAATATGCAATCGAAAAATTAGTTGGCCCAGAAATTGACGCAAGTGATATGACGTTAGGCGTTGCTATCAACAATTTAAGCACAGACTTTCTTAAGGCATACCAGGACTTCTCTAACGAGTCATTAATGCTTCCTGCAGACGAAATGACTGCGAAGATGATGGCGTTTTTTGAGGACAATGCGCTTTCTCAACTTACTGCCGAACCTGAAATCAATATCACAAAACTTTCTGCAACACTGCCAGAGGGCTCGTTCAATGCACACGCTAACACCAAATTAGTGGGCATTACTGCACTGCCGGAGACGATGGCAGACATAGGCTACTGGGTAACTCATTTACTTGCCGACGCGAAAGTCACTGCTGATAAGGCATTTGCAGAAAGTGTCACGTCTGGTTACATGGTAAGTCAAATTATGGCAAGCCCTCAAGCGCAAGATATGACACAAGAGGAAGTGGAAGCAGCAGCTAAACAGCAAGTTCCAATGATGTTAGATGTGTTCACGCAACAAGGCTTTATTAAAGAAACCGAAGGCGGCTACGAAACAGTTGTAGAGCTTAAGGATGGTAAAGCGAACATAAATGGTACGCCAATTCCTCTGCCTTTCGCCCCGCAATAAATACTTATTTTTAAGCGCATTTAGTTTTTAAATGCGCTTTATCTATTCCTCTTTTATTGCCTGAACCCAACTCAGCATAAGCGAGAAACAACCACAGTAAGTTAATATACCATTATTAATCTACGCCATTTGACTGCAATGTTATCGTCATTAAATCTTTTGCCGCATAAACCCGACCCGGGGCGACTACCGCAATTGCCTCGGTAAGTGCCTGTAAGCCAGGCTCACTGCGCTTCATGATATGCGATATCAGCACACGTTTTGCGGCAGACGCTTTGGCTATAGCAATAAGCTGCTTGGGCGTCATATGAAGATTTTTAGCGACATCACCTGCATGATCGTCAATAGCATTATGCAATACCAGTAGATCCGCATTTTGAGCGAGTGTTGCAAGCGTGCCTGCCTTATCATTGGTGTCACCAGAAAAAACAACTACACAGCCGTTTACTGACACTTTCCACGCGAGTGCAGGTATGGGGCCATGCTTCACATTTACTGCTTGCACCGACAAATTATCTCTAATGGTGGCTTCAAATGGCGCATCTAGCGTTGCCTTACCCACCGTTTCTGTTTCAATAAAATAGTCTTCTCTGCCGGGCGTCATATACGAGGAAAGATAGCGGTAAGCTCCCTCATTCCCAATCAAAGCCTCAACATATTGCTGAGTCGAAGGCATAACGGTATTCCCAGCGGGCCCATATATCGTGAGGTTTTTGTCTCTTTTTGTGAAGAAACTACCCTTAATAAAACTAGGCAAGTCAGCAGCGTGATCTGTGTGCAGATGAGATAACAATATTGCGTCTACAGAATCGAACGTTGCACCTGCGGCGCCAAATTGAGTGCTGCTTCCGCTTCCAACGTCTACCAGAAGGCGAGCTTCATCTTCTACATACACGATGTATGATGAAGAGTGGCGTCCATCATCAAGCTCAGGGCCTCCTGAGCCCAACACCTGAACCGCAACACCATGACATTGCTCAGCGGTAGAGGAAATACTTTTTTCCCCAGAAGGGTGTTGCGCAAACGCCAAACCTGCAAAGCTACTCAGCCCTGTAAGCAATACCAGTAAACTTAAGGGGTTAATTGGTGAACAATAGCGACGACAAAAACGAGCGCATCGTGACATTGGGGCTATGGCGTGTTGGCCGGGTGTACTCATCATCACTTTATCCTTAGGTGTACTCATTGCGAACCGTTAACGTTGCATCATCTAATAAAAGACCCTTCAAAAGCCTTCTTTATTTCACACTTCATCTCATTAGGCGTAATGCCATAACCGCTTTTCCGTCACCTTCCAAAAAGGATGGTATAAACCATCCTTCGGTGTTGAGAAACTTAGGTCTAATTTGTAAGCGGTAGGGCTTTCTGCCGCTTACAATTAACCTAGCTTGACCAAAATGCGCGTAGCTTCAAGCATGAAACCATTCGCTACTCTGACGCACTTTCAGCCACCATAATTGTTTTAATATTAACAAATTCACGCATGCCGTAGCCGCCGTGTTCTCTGCCATAGCCACTGTCTTTCACACCGCCAAACGGCAAATTGGGCTGCGCAAGCGAATATCCGTTAATATTCACCATACCCGTGTCAAATTCGTCTTTAGCCAGAGTAATCGCTTTATCGGTATCGCTACTAAAAATACCGCCTCCTAGGCCATAACGTGAGTCATTCGCTACTTCCATCGCTTGTTTGTCATCTCTTACACGAATTAATGACGCAACGGGCCCAAACAACTCGTCATCGTAAGCGGGCATGCCCGGAGCCACATCCTCTAAAACAGTGATAGGATAAAAATAACCCTCAGAGTCTGGCACTTCACCACCTAAAGAAAGCGCAGCGCCTTTCTCTACCGACGTTTTAACTTGCTCGTGTAATTCGTCGCGTAAATCTTCTCGCGCCATTGGTCCAAGGTCTGTGTTTTCGTCAGTGGGATCACCAACTTTCAGTTTTTTACACTGCGCAATAAATTTGTCTCTAAACTCTTCGTAAACGCTGTCTACGATAACGAAACGTTTGGCTGCCACACACGTTTCACCATTATTTATAACCCGCCCTTGAATACACATTTCCACAGCGTGATCGATATCGGCATCGGCTAGCACTAGAAAGGCATCGTTACTGCCAAGCTCCATAACCGTTTTTTTCGATAAGCTTGCCGCTTCTTTTGCAACTTGTTTACCCACCTCATCACTGCCGGTAAATGTCACACCGCGAACGTATTTGTGTTTAATAAGATCGCTTGCTGTACTGCCGCCAATC
It contains:
- a CDS encoding NAD-dependent succinate-semialdehyde dehydrogenase: MSETINTYNPATGEKIDHYHLMSADDAEQAVTRSQEAYLNWRRTSFETRADLFNNLADLMEERIDDLASLMTREMGKVTAQGKQEVQLCAEICRYTAEHGADILEDEHRIFEGGRAIITYQPIGVILGIQPWNFPLYQVIRYSASNIMAGNTTVLKHAKNVFGMAMAIQQLYEDAGFPKNVYQSLLIGGSTASDLIKHKYVRGVTFTGSDEVGKQVAKEAASLSKKTVMELGSNDAFLVLADADIDHAVEMCIQGRVINNGETCVAAKRFVIVDSVYEEFRDKFIAQCKKLKVGDPTDENTDLGPMAREDLRDELHEQVKTSVEKGAALSLGGEVPDSEGYFYPITVLEDVAPGMPAYDDELFGPVASLIRVRDDKQAMEVANDSRYGLGGGIFSSDTDKAITLAKDEFDTGMVNINGYSLAQPNLPFGGVKDSGYGREHGGYGMREFVNIKTIMVAESASE
- a CDS encoding type II secretion system protein N, coding for MKSKVVWIIGGIIAFLVFAIAYMPAVHVISRIDLPKNVSISSVSGTLFSGKAQTIVVNGLPINNLKWTLSPLHILIGKVKVEVQAGNIRDKNEIAFQGPLTTGLLNQEYIDAEDFTLYLPVDRVLAQVRLPLPVNAGGRFKLTLDELSVGPTCRVLSGRGDWLNATVAGTQGPIDFGTYSAALRCQGDDFGISVTEPNLLGLTMDAIVAPTMNRFKVNGKFKPDSSLPQEVHQASRLFGAPDAEGYIAIKL
- the gspM gene encoding type II secretion system protein GspM, which produces MNALLEKFKALTEREQKLVIVSVLVVIIAIFYYVVWSPLNNALVKQEKLLDNQQSLLVWVKDSAARAQQLRRSTSSSRSFSGSLPQAVNRTTSQYDIAISRMQPQGEELQVWVDQAPFNNVLEWLKTMESMGVVILQADFAEVEASGYIKIRRLQLGKA
- a CDS encoding MBL fold metallo-hydrolase — translated: MSTPKDKVMMSTPGQHAIAPMSRCARFCRRYCSPINPLSLLVLLTGLSSFAGLAFAQHPSGEKSISSTAEQCHGVAVQVLGSGGPELDDGRHSSSYIVYVEDEARLLVDVGSGSSTQFGAAGATFDSVDAILLSHLHTDHAADLPSFIKGSFFTKRDKNLTIYGPAGNTVMPSTQQYVEALIGNEGAYRYLSSYMTPGREDYFIETETVGKATLDAPFEATIRDNLSVQAVNVKHGPIPALAWKVSVNGCVVVFSGDTNDKAGTLATLAQNADLLVLHNAIDDHAGDVAKNLHMTPKQLIAIAKASAAKRVLISHIMKRSEPGLQALTEAIAVVAPGRVYAAKDLMTITLQSNGVD
- a CDS encoding YdgA family protein — translated: MNKPIIIGAGVTLAALGITPYFIGNGIEQNVTDIVTELNKQAVYSANIKSYQKGWFSTTAEIEIGIDVNALVAAQQMGNSNLSSEDNPSITATLVAHHGPLYFGNGQGIGRAHYTVSINGDKLREYAQWDATKPAYVNEGVIGLFGGISYTDEIPAMTATDEESGINFLFSGYKGEATTQGEEVVYKSTGESLSIGADEFSVNMKSLSVDMSYAGDLVRAVQGELFDSKMTASVASIEVAGFEPGANVAIDNLTLVANTDINNDEKTANVYVEYAIEKLVGPEIDASDMTLGVAINNLSTDFLKAYQDFSNESLMLPADEMTAKMMAFFEDNALSQLTAEPEINITKLSATLPEGSFNAHANTKLVGITALPETMADIGYWVTHLLADAKVTADKAFAESVTSGYMVSQIMASPQAQDMTQEEVEAAAKQQVPMMLDVFTQQGFIKETEGGYETVVELKDGKANINGTPIPLPFAPQ